In one window of Fulvia fulva chromosome 5, complete sequence DNA:
- a CDS encoding Histone-lysine N-methyltransferase, H3 lysine-79 specific, whose product MQNTHKRKRKQARSPSGRFRPTVHEKQLVESGLDVDKPCNATTEQLPARNDAGTKTPTSFNPKASAGTTTNCREPSSEDQQQRKLVPVVQRVTTRLLSQYRTTTELKDEPPHKLVPVITRVTPETLAQYPKIPESPRLDSTPMTAAELLASPARHLDEPFPDALAPLQFALHQVPVSWINMLHHSASNTSTPSPGNRTGSPWSGELRYPSGFSERFVLTRNKSRPSRSKQGNLGLQPIDDLLRTIEVILRLVTGKADAPVDICVELENAWKQGKRSLFEKKLGAANGLIASPLRITRPSSAMIHHFLEQLYDRAVSPFVDNLNRNMKSREGAYGEMQPAFVSKIFRQLGVNKNSVYLDLGCGVGNTVMQAALETGCEAHGIEREAYPHLVGSYHLQQFQIRSMLWGMRPGKVQLYNGDFLQSPTIDALLPDVDLVLANNFMFGPETDTGIALYGKLLHSLKTGAQVVSLHPLAIAKLRKVGGSNSTPCLAFETEELIYEEGSVSWSGKAGTYYVSTKL is encoded by the coding sequence ATGCAGAACACCCACAAGCGGAAGCGCAAGCAGGCACGCTCGCCATCTGGACGCTTTCGGCCGACAGTCCACGAGAAGCAACTTGTGGAATCAGGTCTTGATGTCGACAAGCCGTGCAATGCGACGACTGAGCAGCTTCCGGCACGCAACGATGCTGGTACCAAAACACCAACATCTTTCAATCCCAAGGCATCTGCTGGCACAACAACGAATTGCAGAGAACCGTCATCCGAAGACCAGCAACAGCGCAAACTTGTGCCAGTGGTGCAGAGAGTGACCACACGACTTCTTTCTCAGTATCGAACTACCACAGAACTCAAGGACGAGCCACCGCATAAGCTTGTGCCAGTGATAACACGGGTCACTCCAGAAACACTAGCCCAATACCCGAAGATACCAGAAAGTCCACGGCTTGACTCAACCCCGATGACAGCGGCCGAGCTGCTAGCCTCTCCAGCAAGGCACCTGGACGAACCCTTCCCAGATGCATTGGCTCCGCTACAATTTGCACTTCACCAGGTTCCGGTATCATGGATAAACATGCTGCATCATTCTGCTAGCAACACAAGCACTCCGTCCCCTGGGAATCGCACCGGATCACCTTGGTCAGGAGAGCTACGCTACCCATCGGGCTTCTCGGAACGATTCGTTCTCACCAGAAACAAAAGCAGACCAAGTCGCAGCAAGCAAGGCAACCTCGGTCTACAGCCTATTGACGATCTGCTTCGGACAATCGAAGTCATCCTACGACTGGTCACCGGGAAGGCTGATGCACCGGTCGACATCTGTGTCGAGCTCGAAAATGCTTGGAAGCAAGGCAAGCGCAGCCTGTTCGAGAAGAAGCTTGGAGCAGCGAATGGTCTCATTGCCAGCCCACTGCGGATCACACGACCATCGAGCGCCATGATACACCACTTCCTCGAGCAGCTCTACGACCGTGCTGTTTCGCCGTTTGTAGACAACCTCAACAGGAACATGAAGAGTCGAGAAGGAGCCTACGGAGAGATGCAACCTGCTTTCGTGTCCAAGATCTTCAGGCAACTTGGCGTCAACAAGAACTCAGTCTACCTTGACCTGGGCTGCGGCGTTGGCAACACTGTCATGCAAGCAGCCCTTGAGACTGGCTGCGAAGCACACGGCATCGAGCGAGAAGCATATCCACATCTGGTCGGCTCCTACCACCTGCAACAGTTCCAAATCCGATCAATGCTCTGGGGCATGCGCCCAGGCAAAGTCCAGCTGTACAACGGCGACTTCTTGCAATCACCAACCATCGACGCTCTCCTCCCAGATGTCGACCTGGTGTTGGCCAATAACTTCATGTTCGGACCGGAGACAGATACGGGCATCGCTCTATACGGCAAGCTGCTCCACTCCCTGAAGACAGGCGCCCAAGTGGTGAGTCTACATCCGCTCGCAATCGCCAAGCTGAGGAAAGTCGGCGGCAGTAACAGCACTCCCTGCCTAGCGTTCGAGACTGAAGAGCTGATTTACGAAGAAGGATCGGTGAGCTGGAGTGGCAAGGCAGGGACGTACTACGTCTCTACGAAACTGTAA
- a CDS encoding (R,R)-butanediol dehydrogenase, whose protein sequence is MAPTMKAARYYGKEDIQIKDDIPIPECGEGQVMIEPAFVGICGTDLHEYLGGPNFSPQSPHPVTKESIPITIGHEFSGTVKKIGAGVTGLKEGQKVAVQPTIYCGHCGACKVNAENACPNGGFVGLSGGGGGMSEAVVLPSEAIFPLPSNVDLDIGALVEPLAVAWHAVDASPIAQLKDAKCLVIGGGPIGLAVVQVLLGRGAHTVICAEVAKKRQDFAKEFGAHHVLDPSKQDVQSTCLELCGGLNGPDIVFDCAGVPKSLQTACESVRSRGTVVNVAIWEKEVPFNPNWLVFREASYKAVLGYQKKDFQGVVDALGAGKLKPHSMITSKIKMDRLVDDGYLALINEKDKHVKILVDVQGSLR, encoded by the exons ATGGCACCCACCATGAAAGCAGCCCGCTACTACGGCAAAGAAGACATCCAGATCAAAGACGATATCCCCATTCCAGAATGCGGCGAGGGGCAGGTCATGATCGAGCCTGCCTTTGTTGGAATCT GCGGAACAGATCTCCATGAATACCTAGGAGGACCCAA CTTCTCTCCCCAGTCCCCCCACCCCGTAACCAAAGAATCCATCCCCATAACAATCGGCCACGAATTCTCCGGCACAGTCAAGAAAATCGGCGCAGGCGTGACGGGCCTCAAAGAAGGGCAAAAAGTCGCAGTCCAACCCACAATCTACTGCGGCCACTGCGGCGCCTGCAAAGTCAACGCCGAAAACGCCTGCCCCAACGGCGGCTTCGTCGGTCTCTCTGGCGGCGGAGGTGGAATGTCCGAAGCAGTCGTGCTCCCCAGCGAAGCCATCTTCCCACTCCCCTCGAACGTCGACCTCGACATTGGAGCGTTGGTCGAGCCTTTAGCCGTAGCATGGCACGCCGTAGACGCCAGCCCGATCGCGCAGCTAAAGGACGCGAAGTGCCTGGTAATAGGAGGGGGACCAATCGGGCTGGCGGTCGTGCAAGTTCTCCTAGGTCGCGGGGCGCACACCGTGATTTGTGCAGAAGTTGCGAAGAAGAGGCAAGACTTTGCGAAAGAGTTTGGCGCGCACCATGTGCTTGATCCTTCCAAGCAGGACGTGCAGTCGACGTGTCTGGAACTTTGTGGAGGGTTGAATGGGCCGGATATTGTATTTGATTGTGCCGGGGTTCCGAAGAGTCTGCAGACGGCTTGTGAGAGTGTGAGGAGTAGGGGCACGGTGGTGAATGTGGCGATTTGGGAGAAGGAG GTCCCGTTCAATCCGAATTGGCTTGTGTTCCGCGAGGCGTCATATAAAGCCGTGCTTGGGTATCAGAAGAAGGATTTCCAGGGCGTCGTGGACGCGCTCGGGGCTGGAAAGTTGAAGCCGCATAGTATGATCACTAGCAAGATCAAGATGGATCGACTGGTGGATGATGGGTATCTGGCGTTGATCAACGAGAAGGACAAGCATGTCAAGATCCTCGTTGATGTGCAAGGATCACTACGTTGA
- a CDS encoding Transcriptional activator protein acu-15, which translates to MEHKRRRVTRACDRCRILKTKCDGQQPICSRCSAYGYACKWNHGGRRGITHPDVSLSLGATPSSVAPSEPDMTSLQEAVRAYDELLSTLRTNVPEGERAKVDLAQARIRTHLPSELWDQLPSPKASEETETQDNYGTTESRPRSAKYLGWSSDVEFVNSIQELLRDSRLADQPSVCESYEKTDSTSQRNSQQYPLRLPTRKIADHWLETFFATIHVAHPVVCQQRFRLQYVKFCESLSTSDVSRTWSATFLSILALGSYYDTFSNGESWDSCTHEGYFMYSQAMTKSHGSEHSRDYVCLLIVQCLYLLATVQTDKCWTTLGTAIRIAQSLGLHVEDEATRRESHHFQIEHEMRRRTWHSLYVLDRLLALQLGRPLAINHADTAVKPPSQIDDMEFDLAGDRIPDPTFSWRPQFGDYFRAVVRFSHIVGSVVRDLYRPNSQQNLDFELVEDIDKRLLQWRSELPQSLRFDMEHSTDTTVTLRRQRNILSIKFHHLRALLHRVHLCLPWLLSEDSSIMSISDAERQQIVSSEAICVSEARAIARTMENVNNEQDLVHDFPFWQMISCLICGASILLVASKFQVPPSPVDTVTALEADAAVCIRIFDALSAHSDAARLAAKMMRALQLYKRSTVPLPWRPRNIRSSVTQETAFPTPSYASTPFTTAATDYGSANWVTNDSWPSECSDSLSWSSQFVTLDDFFDPGLYLGADMASAVGVPPMQTVPTAPLNNNMQVMQPGALPQWP; encoded by the exons ATGGAGCACAAACGCCGAAGAGTGACGAGAGCATGCGATCGATGCAGGATCCTGAAAACAAAGTGCGACGGGCAGCAACCTATCTGCTCTCGATGCAGTGCATACGGCTATGCTTGCAAGTGGAATCATGGCGGCCGCCGAGGCATCACGCACCCAGATGTGTCGCTCAGCTTGGGCGCGACCCCATCATCAGTAGCACCTTCGGAGCCAGATATGACATCCTTACAGGAAGCCGTTCGCGCCTACGATGAGCTGCTGTCGACCCTGCGTACAAACGTGCCCGAAGGCGAGCGAGCGAAGGTGGATCTAGCCCAGGCTCGAATCCGAACACATCTACCCAGCGAACTTTGGGACCAATTACCGAGCCCAAAGGCGTCTGAAGAGACTGAAACGCAAGACAATTACGGCACCACCGAGAGCAGACCACGTTCTGCCAAATACCTTGGCTGGTCAAGTGATGTTGAATTCGTGAACTCGATCCAGGAGCTTCTTCGGGACTCACGCCTGGCTGATCAGCCCTCGGTCTGTGAGAGCTACGAGAAAACAGACAGCACTTCCCAGAGGAACAGTCAGCAGTATCCTCTCAGGCTCCCTACCCGTAAGATCGCCGACCACTGGCTGGAGACCTTCTTTGCGACAATACACGTTGCGCATCCTGTCGTATGCCAGCAGAGATTCCGCTTGCAGTACGTCAAGTTCTGCGAAAGTCTATCGACGAGTGATGTTTCACGAACGTGGTCGGCTACATTTC TCTCGATCTTGGCGCTCGGCTCATACTACGACACGTTCTCGAATGGTGAGAGCTGGGACTCTTGTACTCATGAAGGTTACTTCATGTACTCTCAAGCCATGACAAAGAGTCATGGTAGCGAGCACAGCCGCGACTACGTTTGCCTCTTGATTGTGCAATGCTTGTACTTGTTGGCTACAGTGCAGACCGACAA GTGCTGGACAACGCTAGGTACCGCCATCAGAATTGCCCAAAGTCTAGGACTCCATGTCGAAGACGAGGCTACTCGGCGAGAGTCACATCACTTCCAGATAGAGCACGAGATGCGCCGCAGGACTTGGCATTCCCTCTATGTCCTTGACCGCTTACTGGCGCTACAGCTAGGCAGGCCTCTAGCCATCAATCACGCCGACACCGCCGTGAAGCCACCGAGCCAGATCGATGACATGGAGTTTGATCTGGCCGGAGATCGCATTCCAGATCCAACGTTCTCGTGGAGACCGCAATTCGGCGACTACTTCAGAGCCGTGGTACGCTTCTCCCACATCGTAGGATCCGTTGTGCGAGATTTGTATAGGCCAAACTCCCAGCAAAATCTCGACTTTGAGCTAGTGGAAGACATCGATAAGAGACTGCTACAATGGAGATCCGAACTGCCGCAGTCACTACGATTCGATATGGAGCATTCTACTGATACAACGGTGACGCTTCGACGACAAAGGAATATCCTTTCCATCAAGTTTCACCATCTCCGAGCATTGCTACATCGCGTACACCTCTGTCTCCCATGGCTCCTCTCCGAAGACTCGTCTATAATGTCGATTTCAGACGCTGAAAGGCAGCAGATAGTGAGCTCGGAGGCCATTTGCGTGTCAGAAGCTCGAGCTATTGCGCGGACCATGGAAAACGTCAACAACGAGCAGGACCTTGTCCACGATTTTCCTTTCTGGCAGATGATTTCCTGCCTCATATGTGGTGCCTCGATCCTCCTGGTAGCAAGCAAGTTTCAGGTACCACCTTCGCCTGTTGATACTGTAACGGCGTTAGAGGCGGACGCGGCTGTGTGCATACGAATCTTTGATGCGTTGAGTGCGCATTCTGATGCTGCTCGCTTGGCGGCGAAGATGATGCGCGCGTTGCAGTTATACAAACGATCAA CTGTACCTCTTCCATGGAGACCGCGCAATATACGCTCAAGCGTAACCCAAGAGACAGCATTTCCAACGCCATCCTACGCTAGCACACCTTTCACCACAGCAGCGACTGACTATGGATCTGCCAACTGGGTTACGAACGACAGCTGGCCGTCGGAGTGCTCAGACTCTCTATCTTGGTCTTCACAATTCGTGACGCTGGACGACTTCTTTGACCCAGGGCTTTATCTGGGGGCCGACATGGCAAGTGCTGTAGGCGTGCCACCGATGCAAACTGTGCCTACAGCGCCACTGAACAACAACATGCAAGTCATGCAACCAGGAGCTCTACCGCAATGGCCATAG
- a CDS encoding GPI mannosyltransferase 2 — MADVKAPADDTVQTGTTNTSLTRLTAIFCSWKFLLLLVAVASPGPGYDTSTQILLDRHRCAPDSWPSLVTGWLALKLTRWDAIYYTSISARGVVYEQEWAFNSAFPKATNLIAQALPSSICDGHTLAGILLSHLTHLIAVLVLYQLTESIVPAPRGKKKEIAFITACLHILSPAGLFLSAPYGESTFAAVNFTGMLFYAKAQQECDMSQSRPLNVALYTVCSGIAFSVAALMRSNGLLSGLILAWDAVAYIKQIPLMLRGQLISSLVHLCSTLVAGSLIALAYALPHLEAYLHYCTGDDDRPWCSRSIPSIYSWVQSHYWGVGFLRYWTLSNLPLFALAAPIIVVLTATGSIALNQRFHDMHDGDAGSEEMHRFTRLMARFALPQVSLAALAASSFHVQIINRISSGYPVWYIVLGMGVLRLNRSARPRPPWYPGRLSTFLARHSQWLVRSMVIYALVQGGLYASFMPPA; from the exons ATGGCGGACGTCAAGGCACCAGCAGACGACACTGTCCAAACGGGTACGACAAACACGAGCCTCACACGACTGACCGCAATTTTCTGCTCATGGAAATTTCTTCTTCTGCTCGTGGCCGTAGCCAGTCCGGGTCCCGGATATGACACTTCCACCCAGATCTTACTCGATCGACACCGCTGTGCTCCCGACTCATGGCCCTCGCTTGTTACAGGATGGCTTGCGCTCAAGCTGACAAGATGGGACGCCATTTATTACACGAGCATATCAGCCCGCGGTGTTGTCTACGAGCAGGAATGGGCCTTCAACTCAGCTTTCCCAAAGGCAACTAACCTCATAGCCCAAG CGCTCCCTTCTAGCATCTGTGATGGCCATACGTTGGCAGGGATACTATTATCCCATCTTACGCATCTCATCGCTGTCCTTGTCCTCTATCAGCTCACGGAAAGCATTGTCCCGGCACCCCGTGGCAAAAAGAAAGAGATTGCATTCATCACAGCATGCCTTCACATCTTGTCGCCAGCTGGACTTTTCTTGTCGGCTCCCTATGGAGAGAGCACGTTTGCCGCAGTCAATTTCACGGGAATGCTGTTCTATGCAAAGGCACAGCAAGAATGTGATATGAGTCAATCCAGGCCTCTGAATGTCGCACTTTACACTGTCTGCAGTGGCATTGCGTTCAGCGTTGCTGCTTTGATGCGCAGCAATGGCTTGCTCAGTGGCCTCATACTGGCTTGGGATGCTGTGGCTTACATCAAGCAGATACCACTGATGCTTCGTGGACAGTTGATCTCGTCACTTGTGCATCTTTGCAGCACTCTTGTCGCGGGCTCACTGATCGCGCTGGCATACGCTCTTCCACATCTTGAGGCATACTTGCACTATTGCACCGGAGACGACGACAGACCCTGGTGTAGTCGCTCGATCCCAAGTATCTACTCATGGGTCCAGAGTCACTATTGGGGTGTCGGCTTCCTGCGTTACTGGACTTTGTCAAACCTACCTCTCTTTGCTCTTGCTGCTCCTATCATTGTGGTGCTGACTGCGACAGGTTCGATAGCCCTTAATCAGAGGTTCCATGACATGCACGACGGCGATGCTGGATCTGAAGAGATGCACCGCTTTACACGACTGATGGCGCGATTTGCCTTGCCTCAAGTGTCTTTGGCAGCATTAGCGGCATCCAGCTTTCATGTGCAGATCATCAATCGCATATCTTCTGGCTATCCTGTCTGGTATATTGTGCTCGGCATGGGAGTCCTTCGACTGAACAGATCAGCACGACCCAGACCTCCGTGGTACCCGGGACGACTATCGACGTTTCTGGCACGTCATTCGCAATGGCTTGTCCGCAGCATGGTCATATACGCGCTCGTTCAAGGAGGGTTATACGCTTCCTTTATGCCACCGGCTTGA
- a CDS encoding Beta-glucuronidase encodes MAPALSTLALAATLHAAYTFAGSSGSHAIHLDVPSTCEGASIKHSPSYTSFSFEPAFWVEFFGNLTEPNTFTFGAINTLIEHGLRPVIRPGGITMDSLIFEPTAGDPVRTTSPAGGVYRTTVGPAYYESWSNFPNGTDFVSTLNFGNDSLDIARDMAVASVEYQPDLIKYFELGNEPTNYPPARWANSTENYVRQWQNWTAEIDAAVNGRSKGEWWASSATTDETPLHVRPADLIPAGINSGGEVAEYSIHSYAFATCDPERAALATTANILNHTGLVEYADTEIVPSAQAALDSGKPWIIGEFNSIACSGQPNVSDSFAQALWEVDTELIYAVRNASATYLHQGATLVFQSNQQTNSAGDDGTPGFSTYSMLYPVTSSKRGEQRTLPGFAGILFLAEAFAVQDTQIRALPTPEGLSEDHFSAYAFYLGDRLTKLALINIRPYHANSTSDYAASFKLPSQSKHGRFSRGQKAYAKRMTAPHVDEKDSSKVTWAGQSFKNGTSVEEVAIEQIGKDDIVTVRGSEALLIFFDQDECYGLESPTKGKSWGRRWRHWWSRSSSV; translated from the coding sequence ATGGCGCCAGCATTGTCGACATTGGCCCTCGCTGCTACTTTACACGCCGCGTACACCTTCGCTGGATCAAGCGGCAGTCATGCCATCCACCTTGATGTTCCAAGCACCTGTGAAGGAGCCTCGATCAAGCATTCCCCATCGTACACATCCTTCTCCTTCGAGCCAGCGTTCTGGGTAGAGTTCTTCGGCAACTTGACAGAACCCAACACTTTCACCTTTGGTGCTATCAACACGCTGATCGAGCATGGCCTCCGTCCGGTCATCCGCCCAGGTGGCATTACCATGGACAGCTTGATCTTCGAACCAACAGCAGGCGATCCCGTGAGAACCACTAGCCCGGCAGGAGGTGTGTACAGAACAACAGTCGGGCCTGCTTACTACGAGAGCTGGTCCAATTTCCCAAACGGGACCGACTTTGTCTCGACGCTGAATTTCGGCAACGACAGTCTGGACATTGCTCGAGATATGGCAGTTGCCTCTGTCGAGTATCAGCCGGACTTGATCAAGTACTTTGAGCTTGGCAACGAGCCTACGAACTACCCTCCTGCTCGATGGGCCAATTCAACTGAAAATTATGTAAGACAATGGCAAAACTGGACCGCGGAGATCGATGCTGCTGTGAATGGTCGAAGCAAGGGCGAGTGGTGGGCCAGCTCAGCGACAACGGATGAGACACCACTGCACGTCCGGCCTGCCGATCTCATTCCTGCCGGTATCAACTCAGGAGGGGAGGTCGCAGAGTACTCAATTCATAGCTATGCATTTGCCACGTGTGACCCGGAGAGAGCCGCGCTGGCCACGACTGCAAACATCCTCAACCACACCGGCCTTGTCGAATATGCGGACACAGAGATTGTGCCCTCCGCACAAGCCGCTCTGGACTCCGGTAAGCCATGGATCATCGGCGAATTCAACTCGATTGCTTGCTCTGGGCAACCAAACGTGTCCGACTCGTTCGCGCAAGCGTTGTGGGAAGTAGACACCGAGCTCATCTATGCGGTTCGCAATGCATCCGCGACATATCTGCACCAAGGAGCGACATTAGTGTTCCAGAGCAACCAGCAGACCAACAGCGCGGGCGACGATGGTACACCTGGCTTTTCCACATACTCAATGCTCTATCCCGTAACAAGCTCGAAGCGCGGCGAGCAGAGAACACTTCCTGGTTTTGCTGGCATTCTCTTCCTTGCGGAGGCGTTCGCGGTGCAGGACACTCAGATTCGAGCCTTGCCAACGCCTGAGGGCCTAAGCGAAGATCACTTCTCGGCATACGCGTTCTATCTTGGTGATCGCCTGACGAAGCTGGCTCTCATCAACATTAGACCGTATCACGCCAACTCCACCAGCGACTATGCCGCATCCTTCAAACTTCCTTCCCAGTCCAAGCATGGTCGCTTCAGCCGTGGACAAAAGGCTTATGCCAAGAGGATGACGGCTCCGCACGTTGACGAGAAGGATTCTAGCAAGGTGACATGGGCTGGTCAGTCATTCAAGAACGGCACTTCTGTCGAAGAGGTCGCCATTGAGCAGATTGGCAAGGATGACATCGTGACGGTCAGAGGCAGCGAGGCGTTGCTGATCTTCTTCGATCAAGACGAGTGCTATGGTCTCGAATCGCCGACTAAAGGGAAATCGTGGGGCAGACGGTGGCGGCATTGGTGGTCTCGATCTAGTTCAGTGTAA
- a CDS encoding Phenylacetaldehyde synthase: MAGPTDAANGHTNGTSKLDNRTVPPLGMTSSQFLEAGSSVLKDIEEYYTNLHSRPVVAQIEPGYLSKLLPASPPTEGETWKDIERDIETKIMPGVTHWQHPKFMAYFPASSTYPGILGEMWSAALTAPAFNWICSPVVTELETHVLDWIAQIIGLPEAFHSKSTGGGVIQGSASEAIVTVMIAARERFVRRQIEQEGLTDPEEIEDRSCEIRSRLVALASDQAHSSSQKGSNIAGTRFRSLPTRHGDAYALRGHDLRKKLQDLESKGLHPYYLTISLGATSVCAVDAFAEIAEVAKDYPNLWIHVDAAYAGAALVLPENHHYSTSLSFVDSFDFNMHKWLLTNFDASCLYVQNRNSLTSALGITPHYLKNEFSESGLVTDYRDWQIPLGRRFRALKIWFVVRTFGVRGLQEHIRHHLALGDLFADLVRSRPDLFKILSPPSFALTVITVNPRKSSPLHLTNGAQGSDPRPFEETQSVIDPKTNGDVDLKAGNEVTEKVFTIIDKQKEFFLTSTVVDGVYAIRIVSANPLAEERYVRQVFERLVETAEAVLDG; encoded by the coding sequence ATGGCGGGCCCAACAGATGCGGCCAACGGCCACACCAATGGCACCTCAAAACTCGACAATCGCACAGTTCCACCACTGGGCATGACCAGTTCGCAATTCCTCGAAGCCGGAAGCTCAGTATTGAAAGACATAGAAGAATACTACACCAATCTACACTCCCGACCTGTCGTGGCCCAGATCGAACCAGGTTACCTCTCCAAACTCCTCCCTGCTTCACCTCCCACAGAAGGCGAAACATGGAAAGACATAGAGAGAGACATCGAGACCAAGATCATGCCTGGAGTAACTCATTGGCAGCATCCCAAGTTCATGGCCTATTTTCCTGCCAGTAGCACATATCCTGGAATTCTCGGGGAGATGTGGAGTGCTGCATTGACGGCGCCTGCGTTCAATTGGATCTGTTCCCCTGTTGTGACAGAGCTGGAGACGCATGTCCTAGACTGGATAGCTCAGATCATTGGTTTGCCAGAGGCATTCCACTCAAAGAGCACCGGTGGTGGCGTAATACAAGGTTCCGCGAGCGAGGCCATCGTCACAGTCATGATTGCAGCGCGAGAACGCTTCGTGAGACGACAAATCGAACAAGAAGGCCTTACAGACCCCGAAGAAATCGAAGATAGAAGTTGCGAGATCAGAAGCCGACTCGTCGCACTCGCAAGCGATCAAGCCCACTCTTCAAGCCAGAAAGGTTCAAACATCGCAGGCACACGCTTCCGAAGCCTGCCCACCAGACACGGCGACGCCTACGCCCTACGAGGTCACGACCTGAGGAAGAAGCTCCAAGACCTCGAATCGAAGGGCCTCCATCCCTACTACCTCACCATCTCCCTCGGCGCCACCAGCGTCTGCGCCGTCGACGCCTTCGCTGAAATCGCAGAAGTAGCAAAAGACTACCCGAACCTCTGGATCCACGTCGACGCCGCCTACGCTGGCGCCGCTCTCGTCCTGCCGGAAAACCACCATTACTCCACCTCCCTCTCCTTCGTCGACTCCTTCGACTTCAACATGCACAAATGGCTCCTCACCAACTTCGACGCCTCATGTCTCTACGTCCAGAACCGCAACTCCCTCACCTCCGCCCTGGGGATCACACCGCACTACCTCAAGAATGAGTTCTCAGAAAGCGGACTCGTGACGGATTACCGCGACTGGCAGATACCTCTCGGTCGAAGATTCCGTGCGCTGAAAATTTGGTTCGTGGTTAGGACGTTTGGTGTCAGAGGATTACAAGAACATATCCGCCACCACCTCGCTCTCGGGGACCTCTTTGCAGATCTTGTGCGGTCCCGTCCGGACCTCTTCAAAATCCTCTCCCCTCCATCCTTCGCCTTGACAGTAATAACCGTCAACCCACGCAAATCATCCCCCTTACATCTCACGAACGGTGCGCAAGGGTCGGATCCTAGGCCTTTCGAGGAGACACAGAGTGTCATCGATCCGAAGACAAATGGCGATGTCGATCTCAAGGCGGGCAACGAAGTAACGGAAAAAGTTTTCACGATCATTGACAAGCAGAAGGAGTTCTTCTTGACGTCGACAGTGGTGGATGGAGTTTATGCTATCAGGATTGTGTCGGCGAATCCGCTGGCTGAGGAGAGGTATGTCAGGCAGGTGTTTGAGAGGCTTGTTGAGACGGCGGAGGCGGTGTTGGACGGTTAA
- a CDS encoding Mannose-1-phosphate guanyltransferase yields MKALILVGGFGTRLRPLTLTLPKPLVEFGNRPMILHQIEALAAVGVKDIVLAVNYRPEMMTAALKKYEEQYGVNIEYSVETEPLGTAGPLKLAAKTLGKDDEPFFVLNSDVICDFPFKELVQFHKSHGQEGTIVVTKVEEPSKYGVVVHKPDHPSRIDRFVEKPVEFVGNRINAGLYILNPSVLDRIELRPTSIEQETFPEMVKAGQLHSFDLEGFWMDVGQPKDFLSGTCLYLSSLTKKGSKLLTPTSESYVNGGNVMIDPSAKIGQNCKIGPNVTIGPNVVIGDGVRLQRSVLLAGSKIKEHAWVKSTIVGWNSTVGRWARLENVSVLGDDVTIGDEIYCNGASVLPHKSIKANVETPAIIM; encoded by the exons ATGAAGG CTCTAATCCTTGTCGGCGGGTTTGGCACTCGTCTGCGACCTCTTACCCTCACCCTCCCAAAGCCCCTTGTCGAGTTCGGCAACCGGCCCATGATCCTCCACCAGATCGAGGCTCTTGCAGCCGTGGGCGTCAAAGACATTGTGCTCGCCGTCAACTACCGACCCGAGATGATGACCGCAGCGCTGAAGAAGTACGAGGAGCAATATGGTGTCAACATCGAGTACTCGGTCGAGACTGAGCCCCTGGGCACCGCAGGTCCATTGAAGCTGGCAGCAAAGACATTGGGCAAGGATGATGAGCCATTCTTCGTTCTCAATTCCGATGTCATCTGCGACTTCCCATTCAAAGAGCTCGTACAATTCCACAAGTCACACGGCCAGGAGGGTACCATTGTGGTGACCAAGGTCGAGGAGCCGTCCAAGTACGGTGTGGTTGTGCACAAGCCAGACCACCCATCGCGCATCGATCGTTTCGTTGAGAAACCCGTCGAGTTTGTTGGCAACCGCATCAACGCTGGTCTCTACATCCTCAACCCATCTGTCCTCGATCGCATTGAGCTTCGCCCTACATCCATCGAGCAGGAGACATTCCCGGAGATGGTCAAGGCTGGTCAGCTCCACTCATTCGATCTCGAGGGCTTCTGGATGGACGTTGGTCAGCCAAAGGATTTCCTCAGTGGTACCTGCCTCTACCTCTCCTCCCTGACCAAGAAGGGCAGCAAGCTGCTCACTCCAACCTCGGAGTCTTATGTGAACGGTGGCAATGTCATGATTGATCCATCCGCCAAGATTGGCCAGAACTGCAAGATTGGCCCCAACGTGACAATCGGACCCAACGTGGTCATTGGCGACGGCGTCAGGCTTCAGCGCAGTGTGCTCCTGGCGGGCAGCAAGATCAAGGAGCACGCATGGGTCAAGAGCACAATCGTCGGCTGGAACAGCACAGTCGGCCGATGGGCACGCCTCGAGAACGTGTCGGTGTTGGGCGACGACGTGACTATTGGCGACGAAATCTACTGCAACGGTGCCTCGGTGCTGCCACACAAGAGCATCAAGGCAAACGTCGAGA CTCCGGCGATCATCATGTAG